The window TTTGGATGTGGAGCTTATGCATGGATCTGCTTTTCGATTGTATTCAAGCAAGAACTGTAAGTTATGGATCTGATACTTTGGACTCTGGTAAATTACTTCCAAGAACAACTGACAAAGTAAGTCGTTTATCAAAGGAATCTGCACTTAAGAATTATTCTGTTACATGGTTGTCTTGGGACTGTAGTAGGATAGATTTCCTTGTGAGAATGATTCAGAAAATCTTCTGTCAAGCAGCAACTACAACTTTATGCCCTGAAAAGAAGCGGTTGGTTTGTGATGCTGCATTGAGGACATTTGATTCTTTCTTAAAAGGAGTGCATGTAAATTTTGAAAAACCTTCAACTAGTAACGAGACTGTTATGCAGTCCATAAAGGCCATTCTGATGTTTGTCAAGTCAGTATATGACACTGCTTTTTCTGTGGTTGATCCTACTAATGACTTTCAATTACTTTGCTTGCATTCTCTAGAAGCTGTGATTCAGGAGCTTGATCCTTCTATTCTGGGTTCCCCCCTTTATAAGGTTGTTTTAGATATCAAGGATATCTCTGAAGGTGAAGTTGGGCTAAAAGTGCTGAAAGAAATCAGCCctataaattttattgatatgGTTCCACCAATAATATACTTAATTGTGCATCACTTACATTTGTTGGTTCAACTGAGCTATAAAACAGCCAACACGGGGTCCATTATACAGAAAGCTCATAAATTTTATTGTCGTGTGCTATGCTCCTATGATTCATTGGCAGTTATCCATGCCGTTTCACTCATGCTGTATGGTCGTAGTGATGATGGTTGTATAAAAATTTGGATTTTGTTTGCCCTATGTCTGAAGGAATACATAGATGGTGTTAAAGATCTCATGCCTTTGCAAGTCCCGCCTGCAAGTACTGGTAGTCTTACCGTCTGCTATTTCTTGATTTATCCTCTTGTCTATTCCTTTCAGAAATCAATAAGCCCTCAAAAGGAGTGCAACTCCCTTACAACTTCTCTATTCTTCTCGACAAGCCCTTTATGTGATCAAGCTACTGATGTGTGGATGTCACTTTATTGCCTATTGAATTCTAGCAATATGCAAGAATTTCAAAGTAAAAATAGTTTTGCTGAAGATCTTTGTTCATCTTTGAATGGTTTTTTTCTTCAAAGTGAGATTTCTGAGGTTCTCAATGAGGTTAATTTTTGTGATTACAGTCGGGAGTCCCATATTTTTGTTCTTTGTGGGAATTTAGCCAGGTGTATAATTCTGAATTTGCATATAGAAAAGGTCACTCCTGAAGGCATTAAATGTGGTTATAATTCATCCAGTGGAATCAACAACTGCTTGGAATTCATAATCAGGTAAGTGATACTGGGATACTCTGCTCTTTGAACTACATTCATATGTTCTCTCTTTTTCAGTAACAAAATGTTAGTTGTCAGAAAACAAGTGACCCTAGAATGGCTCTTGTTTCTGTCACTTATGTAACATGGCGCACTCTTGATAGCATGTTATTTGTTACTTGGGTCTTGACAGAATTGGAAATCTCCCATTCTAAATtaatgtctcatttggttttGCTCACTTGCCAACGCACTATTCCAATCTTAAATATGTCTAATTGTGCttgattaaaaatgataaaaagatgataataataaaattaagatcccacttgacaaTGTTTTAATCTACAAATTGTGAATAAAATACAAAGCGTGATTGGTGATTGGTGAAtattgcaaaaaaaacaaatgggacATATGAttagaattggagggagtatgtaGTAAGTATTTAGTAAAGTATTAGGTATTCCCTCAGCTGGACTTTAGACTCTTTGAAAACCTGTATCAAAGGAAAAAACTGCTCATTTTTTCGtatgatatttttaaaaaacttccTCCAATTCAATGCCCTCTTACTTGGTACCTCTGTTTCTGTCCTCCTTTATCCAGTAAAAATAGAtgggtttatttttgtttgttagtaATATGAATATCATCAGTTATTTTCCTAATAATATGTTTCATACGCGATACTTGCCTTTTATAAGAGTTTCCCTTTTGGTAAAGGACCTCCTTGTATAGTTGAGTATTGTGATGAAAGGCCATACACTATATTGCCTCAACACACCGTGGCCAGTTTTTTGCCCTAAAAATTGTGGTTTATGGACATGTCTTTGTatcctttttcttctgtttttggGTTATCGCATTTGTCCTTTTGCCTTCTCTGCCTTTTTTGAAACCGTGAGAAGATAAATGTTCCATTACTTGTCTGTTCACATTCTCGTTTACAAAACCTTCTGGTTGGATTTCAATCTATAAAGCTGCTAGCCAGGTCACTACAGTACGCCGAAATCCAAAACGAGGCAATGATTTCCTTATGAATCTGCAGCTTCTCCGAGGGATGATATTAAACTTGTATCCTAAAATCTGCTTGATGTACATGGCCTTGTAATGTAGTTATATTGCAGACCTCTTTTCAGTTTCTTACATACTGTATTGCTACTTATGAATGGCTCCACCATATTGAGTTCAGTGTATAATGTGGCTGCACAGATCTTCTAAGGACATATTGTTAATTTTCATCACTCTTTTTTGTTCTTGCTAATTGTTCAGCAGAAATCCTGTTATAAAATACAATGGTTGCTCACTTTAGAGTTTAGATGTccaaatgttgatttttgctaAATTATGCAGGCTTATGAATTTTCTGAGCACAAGTAAAGAGGCCACAGATCATATGCTCTCTAGGTTATATCTAACTTACAAGGCAGTTACATATGTACTCACATCCGTTTGTTTATGTTAACTGGGTACCTCTTTGTATATGACAGGATGCTGACACCATTGACTAGCTTAGTCAGTCGCCTTCAGTGGAAAGATGATATCTTGTCCGTATTTAAGGTCTGTTTGTAATTTCTTAATCATTAAAACCACCCCGATTAATTGTTCTTTCATCTTTTCAGCTTCATTTTCTTTCATTGTACTTATGCAATAATGTTAATGCACCAAAGATTTAGACAATTTATAAACATTTTTCTTTTAAGTAGCATAATGTGCTTTATGACGTCTAAAAGTTTGTAGCTGTAAGTAATATATTCGCTATCATTCACTAATCACTATTCAATATCAAGCCATAATTTAATCAACTCTCTGGATGTT of the Amaranthus tricolor cultivar Red isolate AtriRed21 chromosome 6, ASM2621246v1, whole genome shotgun sequence genome contains:
- the LOC130815209 gene encoding uncharacterized protein LOC130815209 isoform X2, with protein sequence MSNFLDQLNQIKSLISSSSKSEKSFAYSTLQHLQELSNSDDSLIQFLVDHNIAFLSSIVSDICIDDADEEIFSLALKCLGFIMYHPSLVAATPKEYVDRVLESQARLITKTKIKVVCNLAVWCISVQQLDASSLASHFDPLLRAIVHSLDNPFGSLSTTFEAIQAVMKLATQLSEKMRDKSSIWAPPIYRRLLSADKRERDMCLRCLLKVKCLLIPAQLSLSKAIAQDIKLRLLTGMDEMIKRNKKVQVIEAWGWFIRILGHYSLKCRYLVNELLKIPEQTFSDPDPQVQVATQVAWEGLIDALVCLPPKVKDTSQVSEGIAQNLALSKSLKLIMTPVIGVMTGKAALCVQLSCLNTWCYLLHKLDSLINDPQILQIVVEPMFKVIFNFGLEDGNLWMWSLCMDLLFDCIQARTVSYGSDTLDSGKLLPRTTDKVSRLSKESALKNYSVTWLSWDCSRIDFLVRMIQKIFCQAATTTLCPEKKRLVCDAALRTFDSFLKGVHVNFEKPSTSNETVMQSIKAILMFVKSVYDTAFSVVDPTNDFQLLCLHSLEAVIQELDPSILGSPLYKVVLDIKDISEGEVGLKVLKEISPINFIDMVPPIIYLIVHHLHLLVQLSYKTANTGSIIQKAHKFYCRVLCSYDSLAVIHAVSLMLYGRSDDGCIKIWILFALCLKEYIDGVKDLMPLQVPPASTGSLTVCYFLIYPLVYSFQKSISPQKECNSLTTSLFFSTSPLCDQATDVWMSLYCLLNSSNMQEFQSKNSFAEDLCSSLNGFFLQSEISEVLNEVNFCDYSRESHIFVLCGNLARCIILNLHIEKVTPEGIKCGYNSSSGINNCLEFIIRLMNFLSTSKEATDHMLSRMLTPLTSLVSRLQWKDDILSVFKIM